The DNA window TCGTCAGTGGCATGCATGTCAAACTAGAGCGCGGCAGCTTGCGGGCCAATGTTCCCGACGGCGCCCACGGTTTTTCCGTCGACACGCCCGATATGGTCTTGGTCGATCGTGGAACCGAGTTTGGCGTCAAAACCAGATCGGGCCACAACACCAAAGTCGTGGTCTTTCGCGGCGAGGTCGATGTCCTGGCGAAAGATGTTGCCGACGGCGGCGCTCCCCGCCGACTGGTTCAAGGCGAAGCCGTTCAATTGGTTGCCGGCAGCGAAGTGTTGGATCGCGTTCCGCAGGTCATTTCCGCGGGAGTCGCCCACACTTGGTCAACTGCCGACGATGTCGCTGCGCTGTTCAGCATTCGCGACAATATCCGCGCTTCCGACAGTTTGAAATACTACAACATCGTAGCCGGTGGATTGCACGAGGACGTACCCGCCTGGGTCGATCGACTGCACGAATGGAATGGAACCACCGCCGCTGGGATGCCAGAATTCATTCGCGGCGCGGACTATGTGAAGACGTTTAACGACGATCGGTACAACCCATCGTTCAAGATGTATGTGACGGTGCATCGACCTGCCATGCTGTATATCTTCGTCGACAATCGCATCGACAAATTGCCCGACTGGCTTGTGAACATTTTTGAAGACACGGGTGAAGACCTGGGCCTGGATGAAAGTTACCGTCCGCCGAGTCGGGTGAAATCCGCGCGCGGGCCAGGAAAAAGCATCGACAGCACCTTTTCCATCTGGCGGCGCAAGGTAAGCCAGCCCGCCGAATTCGAATTCGGCAGCATGCAATCGCTCCCCAGTTTTGGCATGTACGCACTAGCGGCGAAGCCTTTGGATTGGCACGACTCTCCCGATCCCAAAGTTGAAGATGCCACTGAAAACAAGAAATGATTGAGGGCATCGAGGAACCACTGAATAGTATTCGTTCGGCATCGTTTCACCGCCTACCACTTTTACTCAACAAACAAATTAACCCCATTTTTTTAGGAGAGGCCCACTTATGAAATTGAAATGGATACCCGCTGCTCTATGTTGCGTGTTAATGACAACATCGGCCGTTCGTGCCGTCGATTGGAAGGCCGCCGAGAAGAATGGCGAGCAATCGCAGCGGATGATCGACTTTTGCTCGAACTATGTGCGCGGCTGGTTGGCCTATGCCGATGGCCGTTCGGGATTGCTGCCGATGGGGATTTTGAAAGAATCCCAATTCTATTGGAATGCAAAAGATAGCGCGGCCGACAACTATCCGTTCATTGTACTAACCGGCGAGATCACCGGACATTACTACACCAAGCTGGCCGCGCGCCACATCCTGGCCCAAGAGCAATCGCTGTGCAATCGCCTCGGTGCGCTGCCCGACGATTTTAATTTTGCCACCCAGCGCTTTTGCCATCCAAAAGTCGATTTAGAGCGGCTCATCTTCGGCGCCTCGGAGTATTGCAAAGACGGCCTGATTCCGATTACCGAGCAGCTCGGCCCCAGCCCCTGGCTGGACCGCATGCAACAGTTGATTCATGGAGTTTGGGATAATGCGAAAGTCGAAACTCCCGCGGGGATCATCCCCACCAAGACCGTGGAAGTCAACGGCGACTTGATGGAAGTGCTCAGTCGCATGTATTGGTTGACCGGCGACGAGAACTACAAACAGTGGTGCTTCCGCATCATGGATTACTACTGTTTCCATGATCCGCTGACCAAGTGGCGGAGAATTCCCCTTCGCGATCATGGTTGCGAAGTGATTGCCGGGATGTCCGAAGCCTATCTGCTGGCGGCGCGCGAAGACACCGCTCGCTGGCAAAAATACAAGCCCGCCATGCATGCTTTGCTCGATGCGATTCTTGCCGACGGCGTCAACGAAGATGGGCTGATGTACAACTGGTTCTCGCCCACCGGCGACAAGCAGAAAGACAACTCGCTCAGCGACGGCTGGGGATATGTGTACAACGCCTATCTCACGGTGGCCATCGCCGATCGAGCAGACCAATATCGCCTTCCCGTCGAACGCGTGCTGACGAACCTTCATAAATATCGCGACCGTCCCTGGCTCCCGGGCGCCGACGACTACGCCGATTCCATCGAAGGGGCGGTCAACCTGCTGAACCGGATTCCCGTGAAATCCGCGTTCGAGTGGGTCGATTCTCAGTCAGATAAGCTGATGGCATTCCAGCACGACGACGGAATTCTCGAAGGTTGGTATGGCGATGGCAATTCGGCACGCACGATGCTCATGGTCGCCATGTGGAAAACGCAAGGCACAACGGCAACTCCCTGGAGAAAGGAACTGCAGCTAGGCGCTGTCCGCAACGACGATGGCTCGGTTTCGATTTCACTTCAATCCGACAAGCTTTGGTCGGGCGAACTGCATTTCGACCAGGCCCGACATCGTCAGTTCTTTCATATGCCGGTCGATTACCCAAGAATCAACCAATTCCCTGAATGGTTCACGGTGGATGGTGATGCCACCTATGAAGTGCAAGTCGAAGGAGGTGCGACAACTTTAGTCGACGGCAAGGCCCTGTTGAATTATCCCGTTACGTTGAAAACGAATGAAACGCTGCACATAACCATCAAGGCAACGCCCCAAAAGCCAGATGCCAACGGCCAATCTGCAGGCTCCGAGGCAAATGCTGGAGCGCGGCAAAACTCAGTGAATTAACGGCTGCCAGCTTACGAGCGCATCCAAGTATCCCAACCCCTGAAGGTTGACGCATTTCCGCGCCCGCCAGGAAGCCGTCGGCGAGGCCCTCGCGCCCCGTTGACCGCAACCTGCGAATCAAAGACTGATTCACTGGCATCCGTGCAGTCTCTGGCAACATCAACCGATTGCCTAGTTTTCCTAG is part of the Pirellulales bacterium genome and encodes:
- a CDS encoding FecR domain-containing protein — translated: MEHEFSDKLARLLDRVDQDDRGGQVAEMLITHPELIDCYLQQLRVHSLLEWSLGGRAALGSDEPPFECSLVDAASPTPATTSVAGRRTTARTILWSSVAVIALVVVGILYQPSVQPPVVGQLIAVGDIQWAESTAPLQVGASVRQGVLESTSGSCALRLTSGVELACDDAFRLRIVSGMHVKLERGSLRANVPDGAHGFSVDTPDMVLVDRGTEFGVKTRSGHNTKVVVFRGEVDVLAKDVADGGAPRRLVQGEAVQLVAGSEVLDRVPQVISAGVAHTWSTADDVAALFSIRDNIRASDSLKYYNIVAGGLHEDVPAWVDRLHEWNGTTAAGMPEFIRGADYVKTFNDDRYNPSFKMYVTVHRPAMLYIFVDNRIDKLPDWLVNIFEDTGEDLGLDESYRPPSRVKSARGPGKSIDSTFSIWRRKVSQPAEFEFGSMQSLPSFGMYALAAKPLDWHDSPDPKVEDATENKK